The Mytilus trossulus isolate FHL-02 chromosome 13, PNRI_Mtr1.1.1.hap1, whole genome shotgun sequence genome has a segment encoding these proteins:
- the LOC134694107 gene encoding uncharacterized protein LOC134694107: protein MSSNTSLCGICSLRQITRTSEHWCPECEEALCDECKDHHKLLKATRRHEPIPITSYKSLPSYINDIKQSCVYHNEQYQIYCNEHALPLCLQCINDHSKCDVVSLEKVISSIKTSGQFLDLESRLDDLLQNIERIKKNREANVTDIEKMKVQHVKEIKQIRVEINNHLDNIERQILKELGEKECQCKESIQKVLLPVKERGSIITQCQLNFKSIKDYASDLQTYIGMRDLEVKVDENEQYLQSLIDTKGFGHLDLVYKVDTNVQNILNNLKSFGSIEIKNRNSDIVLTRVNDKQAQIQVAVAREPVIDVKLILQKKITTDGIAVRGCCLSREGGFLFTDHAFHSLYVIKSDGTLEYEMSVDPSNVFDITFVDDNNVAITSGDSEMTGIDIINIENRSKIKFIKLPGRSYGITRDQDSLFVCVKGRGIYKVNSADYTTSHVISCELHWGSYVSVFNKKIYFTNVDNNSVACFDHNGARVWTFKDYQVLEEPRGIAVDNDGNVFIFGESSSNVVIISKDGAHHKEILTKGDGFLKPTAIFFDKQKNKLLVTNKNHSAFLYNVE, encoded by the coding sequence ATGTCCTCTAATACAAGTTTATGTGGAATATGTTCACTTCGACAGATAACGAGAACTTCTGAACACTGGTGCCCGGAATGTGAAGAAGCTCTCTGTGATGAGTGCAAAGATCATCATAAATTACTGAAAGCCACCCGAAGACACGAACCAATACCAATTACTAGTTACAAATCTCTTCCGTCTTATATAAACGACATAAAACAATCATGTGTCTATCACAATgaacaatatcaaatatattgcAATGAACATGCATTACCTCTCTGTCTTCAATGTATCAATGATCATAGTAAGTGCGACGTCGTTTCTCTTGAAAAGGTCATCAGCAGCATCAAAACCTCTGGGCAATTTCTAGATTTAGAATCAAGGCTGGACGACttattacaaaacattgaaagaataaagaaaaatcgAGAAGCTAATGTCACTGACattgaaaaaatgaaagtacaacATGTTAAAGAAATAAAGCAGATAAGAGTTGAAATTAACAATCATTTAGATAACATTGAGAGACAAATTCTTAAAGAACTCGGAGAGAAAGAATGTCAATGTAAAGAGAGTATTCAGAAAGTTTTGCTGCCGGTCAAGGAAAGAGGATCTATAATAACGCAATGTCAGTTGAATTTCAAAAGCATTAAAGATTATGCATCCGATCTTCAAACATATATTGGAATGAGGGACCTTGAGGTCAAGGTTGATGAAAATGAACAATATTTACAGTCGTTGATAGATACAAAAGGTTTCGGACATCTTGACTTAGTGTACAAGGTTGACacaaatgttcaaaatattttgaacaatctTAAAAGTTTTGggtcaattgaaataaaaaatcgcaATAGTGATATTGTGTTGACAAGGGTGAACGATAAGCAAGCACAAATACAAGTTGCAGTAGCGAGGGAGCCCGTTATCGACGTGAAGTTAATTctgcaaaagaaaataacaactgATGGAATAGCAGTAAGGGGTTGCTGTTTGTCAAGAGAAGGAGGCTTTTTGTTCACTGATCATGCCTTTCATTCTCTGTACGTAATAAAATCAGATGGAACCCTGGAATATGAGATGTCGGTTGATCCTAGTAACGTGTTTGATATTACATTTGTCGATGATAACAATGTTGCTATTACATCTGGAGATTCAGAGATGACCGGTATTGACATTATTAACATTGAGAACCGAagtaaaataaagtttattaaacTGCCTGGTCGTTCATATGGAATCACACGTGATCAAGACTCGTTGTTTGTCTGTGTTAAAGGACGTGGTATATATAAAGTGAACAGTGCAGATTATACTACCTCTCACGTGATCAGTTGTGAATTACATTGGGGATCCTACGTATCTGTATTCAACAAGAAGATATACTTTACTAACGTGGATAATAACAGTGTAGCTTGTTTTGACCACAATGGGGCACGTGTTTGGACTTTTAAAGATTATCAAGTTTTGGAAGAACCGAGAGGAATCGCCGTAGATAATGATGGAAACGTGTTTATTTTTGGGGAAAGCTCGTCAAATGTAGTCATTATATCAAAAGATGGAGCACATCACAAGGAAATCCTGAC
- the LOC134694108 gene encoding uncharacterized protein LOC134694108, whose protein sequence is MASNTSVCGICALRHITTTSTNWCQQCEEALCDECKEHHKLLKATRRHEPISISSYKSLPSFITDIKQSCVYHNEQYQMHCNEHALPLCLKCINDHSNCNVTSLEKVTSNVKTSGQFLDLESKLNDLLQNIEKVKKNREANVTDIDKMKVQHVKEIKQIKVEINNHLDNLEKQILEELREKEYQCKESIQKVLLPVKERGSIITQCQLNFKRIKDYTSDLQTYIGMRDLEVKVDENKQYLQSLIEAKGLEHLDLVYKVDPIHPTILNNLKSLGSIEIQNRNSDIVLTRVNDKQAQIQVAVAREPVIDVKLILQKKITTDGMAVRGCYLSREGGFLFTDHAFHSLYVIKSDGTLEYKMSVNYSNGFDITFVDDNNVAVTSGDSPMQAGIDIINIENRSKLKFINLPGPSYGITRDHDSLFVCVEGCGMYKINTMDYTFSRVISCNLPHSSYVSVFNDKIYYTDWRDDSVVCCDRNGLLKMIQFGKNREESLQIMREMCLLLEKGRRMMSLYPKMENSTRKS, encoded by the coding sequence ATGGCTTCTAATACAAGTGTATGTGGGATATGTGCACTTCGACACATTACGACAACATCCACAAACTGGTGTCAACAGTGTGAAGAAGCTCTCTGTGATGAGTGCAAAGAGCATCATAAATTACTGAAAGCCACCCGAAGACACGAACCTATATCAATTTCCAGTTACAAATCTCTTCCGTCGTTCATAACTGACATAAAACAATCATGTGTCTATCACAATGAACAATATCAAATGCATTGCAATGAACATGCGTTACCTCTCTGTCTCAAATGCATCAATGATCATAGTAATTGCAACGTCACTTCTCTTGAAAAGGTAACCAGCAACGTCAAAACATCGGGACAATTCCTGGATTTAGAATCAAAGCTGAACGAtttattacaaaacattgaaaaagtaaagaaaaatcgAGAGGCTAATGTGACTGATATTGACAAAATGAAAGTACAACATGTTAAAGAAATTAAGCagataaaagttgaaataaacaATCATTTAGATAACCTTGAGAAACAAATTCTTGAAGAGCTTAGAGAGAAGGAGTACCAATGTAAAGAGAGTATTCAGAAAGTTTTGCTGCCGGTCAAGGAAAGAGGATCTATAATAACTCAATGTCAATTGAATTTCAAAAGAATTAAAGATTATACATCCGATCTTCAAACATATATTGGAATGAGAGACCTCGAGGTCAAGgttgatgaaaataaacaatatttgcaGTCGTTGATAGAAGCAAAAGGTTTAGAGCATCTTGACTTAGTGTATAAGGTTGACCCAATTCATCCAACTATTTTAAACAATCTAAAGAGTTTAGGTtcaattgaaatacaaaatcgCAATAGTGATATTGTGTTGACAAGGGTGAACGATAAGCAAGCACAAATACAAGTTGCAGTAGCGAGGGAGCCCGTTATCGACGTGAAGTTAATTctgcaaaagaaaataacaactgATGGAATGGCAGTAAGGGGTTGCTATTTGTCAAGAGAAGGAGGCTTTTTGTTCACTGATCATGCCTTTCATTCTCTGTACGTAATAAAATCAGATGGAACCCTGGAATATAAGATGTCGGTTAATTATAGTAATGGGTTTGATATAACATTTGTTGATGATAACAATGTTGCTGTTACATCTGGAGATTCACCAATGCAAGCTGGTATTGACATTATAAACATTGAGAACCGAAGTAAACTAAAGTTCATCAACCTTCCTGGTCCGTCATATGGAATCACACGTGATCACGACTCGTTGTTTGTCTGTGTTGAAGGATGTggaatgtataaaataaacactATGGATTATACTTTCTCTCGCGTTATCAGTTGCAACTTACCACACAGTTCCTACGTATCTGTATTCAACGACAAGATATACTACACTGACTGGAGAGATGACAGTGTAGTTTGTTGTGACCGTAACggacttttaaaaatgattcaGTTTGGAAAAAACCGAGAGGAATCACTGCAGATAATGAGGGAAATGTGTTTGTTGTTGGAGAAAGGTCGTCGAATGATGTCATTATATCCAAAGATGGAAAACAGCACAAGGAAATCCTGA